The proteins below are encoded in one region of Penaeus monodon isolate SGIC_2016 chromosome 32, NSTDA_Pmon_1, whole genome shotgun sequence:
- the LOC119593726 gene encoding LOW QUALITY PROTEIN: glucose-6-phosphatase 2-like (The sequence of the model RefSeq protein was modified relative to this genomic sequence to represent the inferred CDS: deleted 2 bases in 1 codon), translating to MAEPDLHFFNSSERWNQWSVEVISGLQEKLQPYESWVVHISVLGDNREAFTFFFPIFAGLKNELGARALWAAILVEWSNLLLKWAFRGDRPYWWTGETSLYNEETRPFLRQFPNTCESGPGTPSGHVMMNVALFYIAARGITTFFIWNSVTLNKIQKWILAFLIYSLYICWNTMVFISRLYIQAHFIHQCILGVIIGLFVGHLAWTSERLLKLTKGLAVFVAVFLIFSSVMTYYLLLSQGMNPLWTVSLALKHCMRPEYVKVDTQPYYLIMRFTGAALGLGQGISSEQRKAVLHSRISSIHMLLGVKGGILIGRMSAIIQASLPKDDMIVFLMLSFGLNIALPLIIIAVLPKFVLTMCSA from the exons ATGGCGGAGCCAGATCTTCATTTCTTTAATTCGAGTGAAAGGTGGAACCAGTGGAGTGTTGAAGTCATATCTGGTTTACAAGAGaa GCTGCAACCTTATGAATCCTGGGTGGTGCATATCTCCGTATTAGGTGACAATCGAGAAGCATTCACcttcttctttcctatttttgcTGGACTGAAAAATGAGTTAGGAGCTCGTGCACTATGGGCTGCGATACTGGTGGAATGGTCAAACCTTCTTTTAAAGTG GGCATTCAGAGGAGACCGACCTTATTGGTGGACGGGAGAGACCTCTCTGTACAATGAAGAAACTAGACCATTTCTGCGGCAATTCCCAAACACC TGTGAATCAGGTCCTGGTACTCCCTCAGGGCATGTCATGATGAATGTGGCACTCTTTTATATTGCTGCAAGAGGCATTACTACTTTTTTCATTTGGAATTCAGTAACTCTCAA TAAAATTCAGAAGTGGATTCTCGCATTCCTGATATACAGCCTCTATATCTGCTGGAATACAATGGTATTCATCTCGCGCCTTTACATCCAGGCTCATTTTATTCATCAGTGTATTTTAGGAGTCATCATAG GCTTATTTGTTGGGCATTTAGCTTGGACTAGTGAACGTTTGCTGAAACTTACAAAGGGCCTTGCAGTTTTCGTAGCAgtttttctcatattctcttCTGTGATGACATACTACCTCTTACTCTCCCAAGGAATGAATCCTTTGTGGACAGTTTCTCTGGCTCTCAAACATTGCATGAGACCAGAGTATGTTAAGGTTGACACACAGCCTTACTATTTGATTATGAGATTCACTGGAGCAGCTCTTGGATTAG GTCAAGGAATTTCATCAGAACAGAGGAAGGCAGTGCTTCATTCCCGGATCAGTAGCATACACATGTTGCTAGGGGTCAAAGGAGGCATACTGATTGGGAGAATGTCTGCAATAATTCAG GCAAGCTTACCAAAGGATGACATGATTGTGTTCCTGATGCTGTCATTTGGCCTTAACATTGCCTTACCGTTGATCATCATAGCTGTATTGCCAAAGTTTGTTTTGACCATGTGTTCAGCTTAG